In a genomic window of Streptomyces sp. SJL17-4:
- a CDS encoding DUF5682 family protein — protein MSAISERPVSPSFAALRGQLHEAANEFAGGQDALEGILLGMVDDVDRAVAEPLEIFPVCHHSPASALAMARRLREKQPKVVYLELCEDMAPLLTELRNCRLPVAVQAFASDIDGFPPDWAPLSVVAPITEASAEYQAIAYALDTPGVELVLVDRSSDHVFQWDTRQPADDETHAAGTEPEAALHGEAVGVEIGDLRPRFAELEEHLLRHGKVRHWSEWWHQYVEVPLGDSDHDTYRQVMFLIGSLFRRLAPGRGERVRVDEDRERYMWTRMREHLAATGTDPADCLYVCGAFHAASRVDEFGVHGTGDFAISPRTATTWQYGLIPSSHAAIEAQFGLASGSVSIAATEWAKNLKRTRVKPYRLEGQSGTRKPSARKTAAKAPAATPTPMPAAPAPVSEPTEDRLTGFLQQPPALHTLDEAELLGWSVDIVRAARRNGYLASTADAIAVFETSILLAALRDRAKPTPYDFQDAAVTCIEKDTVPGRRDVRRLVEIMMGGDRIGQVGYDALPPLARDVHDRLAPLELNLQQRGVRRALLDMASRPELRACSDVLWMLRRLLPPGAARTVMGERRLGERSIQESWDLSLGTHQRALIELGYEGVSLEQVLEQRLRRTAYGPQATTAEVLAAVEDATLHLGGRRLADELGTRALEVLAGERTVDGAPEVLRRVRGLLAYYRTSEPVLPPWIESFVRAGYAHYCTLLPTAFRDEDATVGQVSAMLGFLFSMESLALSLGCDRTQLELAVAQSHPGDPAKTALLWAAQVQLGTLTRGELRGRCDELLGNPLVVPSYPRYLSGFVHALEPVPGLADVVVEAVSNAFGRLPDPVLLPWLPTLITTLRSNAADLAPLLIREAGRIFPARLAALDTWVPPWHAQPVAQVSPAASVPRGATLLPLHPETCDALADLLGRTDGWAPADGPATGPTAPTGTALLFTHRATCDAVADLLGCGDPWTPVGPALPASSLTTRHPETAHAVAVLLATP, from the coding sequence ATGAGCGCCATTTCCGAGCGGCCCGTGAGCCCGTCGTTCGCCGCTCTGCGCGGGCAACTCCACGAAGCGGCGAACGAGTTCGCCGGTGGCCAGGACGCCCTGGAAGGCATCCTGCTCGGCATGGTCGACGATGTCGACCGGGCGGTCGCCGAACCGCTGGAGATCTTCCCCGTCTGCCACCACTCGCCCGCCTCCGCCCTCGCCATGGCCCGCCGGCTCCGCGAGAAGCAGCCCAAGGTCGTCTACCTGGAGCTGTGCGAGGACATGGCGCCGCTCCTGACCGAACTGCGCAACTGCCGGCTGCCGGTCGCCGTGCAGGCCTTCGCGAGCGACATCGACGGCTTCCCGCCCGACTGGGCCCCGCTGTCCGTCGTCGCCCCGATCACCGAGGCCTCGGCCGAGTACCAGGCCATCGCGTACGCCCTCGACACCCCCGGCGTGGAACTCGTCCTCGTCGACCGCTCCTCCGACCACGTCTTCCAGTGGGACACCCGGCAGCCTGCGGACGATGAGACTCACGCCGCCGGGACCGAGCCCGAGGCCGCTCTCCACGGCGAGGCCGTCGGCGTCGAGATCGGCGACCTGCGTCCGCGCTTCGCCGAACTGGAGGAGCACCTGCTGCGGCACGGCAAGGTGCGGCACTGGTCGGAATGGTGGCACCAGTACGTCGAGGTCCCGCTCGGCGACAGCGACCACGACACCTACCGCCAGGTCATGTTCCTCATCGGCAGCCTGTTCCGGCGGCTCGCCCCGGGCCGGGGCGAGCGGGTACGGGTCGACGAGGACCGCGAGCGCTACATGTGGACCCGGATGCGCGAGCACCTCGCCGCGACCGGCACCGACCCCGCGGACTGCCTCTACGTGTGCGGAGCCTTCCACGCGGCCAGCCGCGTCGACGAGTTCGGCGTCCACGGCACCGGCGACTTCGCCATCTCCCCACGGACCGCCACGACCTGGCAGTACGGGCTGATTCCCTCCAGCCACGCGGCGATCGAGGCACAGTTCGGCCTCGCATCCGGCTCGGTGTCGATCGCCGCGACGGAATGGGCGAAGAACCTCAAGCGCACCCGGGTGAAGCCGTACCGTCTGGAAGGCCAGTCCGGTACGAGGAAGCCGAGCGCGAGGAAGACGGCGGCGAAGGCCCCTGCGGCCACGCCCACGCCCATGCCCGCCGCACCCGCGCCCGTATCCGAACCGACCGAGGACCGGCTCACCGGGTTCCTCCAGCAGCCCCCCGCTCTCCACACCCTCGACGAGGCCGAACTGCTCGGCTGGTCCGTGGACATCGTGCGTGCCGCCCGACGCAACGGCTATCTCGCCTCCACCGCCGACGCCATCGCCGTGTTCGAGACGTCGATCCTGCTCGCCGCCCTGCGGGACCGGGCCAAGCCGACGCCGTACGACTTCCAGGACGCGGCGGTCACCTGCATCGAGAAGGACACCGTCCCCGGCCGGCGGGACGTGCGGCGGCTCGTCGAGATCATGATGGGCGGCGACCGGATCGGACAGGTCGGCTACGACGCGCTGCCGCCCCTCGCCCGTGACGTGCACGACCGGCTGGCGCCCCTGGAACTGAACCTCCAGCAGCGGGGGGTACGGCGAGCTCTGCTGGACATGGCGTCCCGGCCGGAGCTGCGTGCCTGCTCGGACGTCCTGTGGATGCTGCGCCGTCTGCTGCCGCCCGGCGCGGCCCGCACGGTGATGGGGGAGCGACGGCTCGGCGAGCGGTCGATCCAGGAGTCCTGGGACCTGTCGCTCGGCACCCACCAACGCGCGCTCATCGAGCTCGGCTACGAGGGCGTGAGCCTGGAGCAGGTGCTGGAGCAGCGGCTGCGCCGCACCGCCTACGGGCCGCAGGCCACCACGGCCGAGGTCCTCGCGGCCGTCGAGGACGCGACGCTCCATCTCGGCGGCCGGCGCCTCGCCGACGAGCTCGGCACCCGGGCCCTGGAAGTCCTCGCCGGCGAACGCACGGTGGACGGCGCGCCGGAAGTGTTGCGCCGGGTGCGTGGTCTCCTCGCGTACTACCGCACCAGCGAGCCGGTCCTCCCGCCGTGGATCGAGTCCTTCGTCAGAGCCGGGTACGCGCACTACTGCACCCTGCTGCCGACGGCCTTCCGGGACGAGGACGCGACCGTGGGGCAGGTGTCGGCGATGCTGGGCTTCCTGTTCAGCATGGAGAGCCTGGCGCTGTCGCTCGGCTGCGACCGGACACAACTGGAGCTCGCGGTCGCGCAGTCGCACCCGGGGGACCCTGCCAAGACGGCCCTGCTGTGGGCCGCGCAGGTCCAGCTCGGCACCCTGACCCGGGGCGAGCTGCGCGGCCGCTGCGACGAACTCCTCGGCAACCCCCTGGTGGTGCCCTCGTACCCCCGCTACCTCAGTGGTTTCGTGCACGCGCTGGAGCCGGTGCCGGGACTCGCGGACGTCGTCGTGGAGGCCGTGTCGAACGCCTTCGGACGGCTCCCCGACCCCGTCCTGCTGCCATGGCTGCCCACCCTCATCACCACGCTGCGGTCGAACGCCGCCGACCTCGCCCCGCTCCTCATCCGCGAGGCGGGCCGGATCTTCCCGGCACGGCTCGCGGCCCTGGACACCTGGGTCCCGCCGTGGCACGCACAGCCGGTGGCCCAGGTGTCCCCGGCCGCCTCCGTGCCACGCGGCGCGACGCTGCTTCCCCTGCACCCGGAGACCTGCGACGCGCTCGCGGACCTCCTGGGCCGCACGGACGGGTGGGCCCCGGCGGACGGGCCGGCGACGGGCCCGACGGCCCCGACGGGTACGGCCCTCCTGTTCACCCACCGCGCCACCTGCGACGCCGTCGCTGACCTCCTGGGCTGCGGCGATCCCTGGACGCCGGTGGGTCCGGCGCTCCCCGCGTCGTCCCTGACGACGAGACACCCGGAGACGGCCCACGCGGTCGCGGTGCTCCTCGCGACCCCGTGA
- a CDS encoding phytase — MTRPRTARSLVLVVTTALAAAALVAPAQADADAQEQAQAQAQELAQVRHRGPARALPAVTPRAETPVLHDDDAGGNADADDPAIWRNTAAPGRSLVIATAKEGGLRVYDLDARPVQSIAAPPADGPDDAPGRFNNVDLVHGLRLSSGRTDLAVTSDRGHDRLRFYRIDRDRAGGPLTDVTDPAAPAVFSRDQAEINDQRTAYGLATWTDPASGKSFALVSRRERTSIALLELLPGADGKVTYRTIRTLDLPATFRLPNGTSWAPCGEPGELPQVEGMVVDPANGTLYAGQEDVGVWRLRADLTGTPKLVDTVREYGVPGVYDEETEECTPGADPGYGGTRISSDVEGLTLVTESDGDGYLLASSQGDNTFAAYDRELADHNEYEGGFRVAPASGALDGSEECDGAAALNAPLGSKYPNGLLVVQDGHDAPGDGDRPATNFKFVDLGLVVDALDD; from the coding sequence GTGACTCGCCCCCGTACCGCCCGGTCGCTCGTGCTCGTGGTCACCACGGCGCTCGCCGCGGCCGCTCTCGTCGCGCCGGCCCAGGCCGACGCCGATGCCCAGGAACAGGCCCAGGCCCAAGCCCAGGAACTGGCCCAGGTGCGCCACCGTGGTCCCGCCCGCGCGCTGCCGGCCGTGACCCCCCGCGCCGAGACCCCGGTGCTGCACGACGACGACGCGGGCGGCAACGCCGACGCGGACGACCCCGCCATCTGGCGCAACACCGCCGCCCCCGGCCGCAGCCTCGTCATCGCGACCGCCAAGGAGGGTGGGCTGCGCGTCTACGACCTCGACGCGCGCCCGGTGCAGTCGATAGCCGCGCCTCCGGCGGACGGGCCGGACGACGCCCCCGGCCGGTTCAACAACGTGGACCTCGTCCACGGCCTGCGGCTCTCCTCGGGGCGCACCGACCTCGCCGTCACCAGCGACCGCGGCCACGACCGGCTGCGGTTCTACCGCATCGACCGCGACCGCGCCGGCGGCCCGCTGACCGATGTCACCGATCCCGCCGCCCCGGCCGTCTTCTCGCGGGACCAGGCCGAGATCAACGACCAGCGGACCGCGTACGGTCTGGCGACCTGGACGGACCCGGCGTCCGGGAAGTCCTTCGCGCTCGTCAGCCGCCGCGAGCGGACCAGCATCGCCCTGCTCGAACTCCTCCCGGGCGCCGACGGCAAGGTCACGTACCGCACGATCCGCACCCTGGACCTGCCGGCCACCTTCCGGCTGCCGAACGGCACGTCGTGGGCCCCGTGCGGCGAGCCCGGCGAGCTGCCGCAGGTCGAGGGCATGGTCGTCGACCCGGCCAACGGCACCCTGTACGCCGGCCAGGAGGACGTCGGCGTCTGGCGTCTTCGCGCCGACCTCACGGGCACGCCGAAGCTGGTCGACACGGTCCGCGAGTACGGCGTCCCCGGCGTGTACGACGAGGAGACCGAGGAGTGCACGCCGGGCGCCGACCCCGGCTACGGCGGGACCCGGATCTCTTCGGACGTCGAGGGTCTGACACTGGTCACCGAGTCCGACGGCGACGGATACCTCCTCGCCTCCAGCCAGGGCGACAACACCTTCGCCGCCTACGACCGGGAGCTCGCCGACCACAACGAGTACGAGGGCGGCTTCCGGGTCGCGCCCGCGAGCGGCGCCCTCGACGGCTCCGAGGAGTGCGACGGCGCCGCCGCCCTGAACGCCCCCCTCGGCTCGAAGTACCCGAACGGTCTCCTCGTGGTGCAGGACGGCCACGACGCTCCCGGCGACGGTGACCGCCCCGCGACCAACTTCAAGTTCGTCGACCTCGGCCTCGTCGTGGACGCCCTCGACGACTGA